A genomic region of Anopheles aquasalis chromosome Y, idAnoAquaMG_Q_19, whole genome shotgun sequence contains the following coding sequences:
- the LOC126579961 gene encoding uncharacterized protein LOC126579961, whose translation MDAMDSFEPILVDVDCSRYEEDAFSLLDKSRDVNVVRDLRSSTVAAFDQTSFPQLNISSRTQLKQQLYREQTKNSEPARGGRRSGALDGGSGTVAGSGPVLSVQFPLESIDIELPKKVLQVETRLENPTRYHVIQKQKTQVREYVTAALKLTKQNLVRESCRHTRLMILGRLYDSFISTKPPAPSAAGGGGGAATTQPQSIGGSSAGSTASFGSNFGKASSSSSALVGVVAGSAATAVAVAMASATSSAVPAAGPPPSAASSATPTPIEQQAEWRLEMKLSCRFGNKLYRTFVDEFDYVRDLLMLIRFEIPKWVFVVSEFEDEISSYECNRAARAAQQAAAVQFASTSAATAVAAAAAAAASIASQAAQTGDFLTFGRPGLLAGSEKGAKHEKFIEPEVRDRIKKDNHNCSRYHA comes from the exons ATGGACGCGATGGACAGCTTCGAACCGATCCTGGTCGACGTCGATTGCAGCCGGTACGAGGAGGACGCATTCTCGCTGCTGGACAAATCGCGCGACGTCAACGTGGTGCGCGATCTCCGCTCATCGACCGTAGCCGCCTTCGACCA GACGAGCTTCCCGCAGCTGAACATCTCGTCGCGCACGCAgctcaagcagcagctgtaccGGGAACAGACGAAAAACAGTGAACCGGCCCGGGGTGGACGGCGGTCTGGTGCGCTGGACGGTGGGTCCGGGACCGTGGCCGGTTCCGGGCCCGTCCTGTCCGTGCAGTTCCCACTCGAGAGCATCGATATCGAGCTGCCGAAGAAGGTGCTGCAGGTGGAGACGCGGCTCGAGAATCCGACGCGCTACCACGTCATTCAGAAGCAGAAGACGCAGGTGCGCGAGTACGTGACGGCCGCCCTGAAGCTGACCAAGCAGAACCTGGTGCGCGAATCGTGCCGCCATACGCGCCTCATGATACTCGGCCGCCTGTACGACTCGTTCATCAGCACcaagccaccggcaccatcggctgccggtggtggtggtggtgccgcaaCCACTCAGCCCCAGTCCATCGGGGGCAGCAGCGCTGGCTCAACCGCCAGCTTTGGTTCGAACTTTGGcaaagcgtcgtcgtcgtcgtcggcgctGGTCGGTGTTGTTGCGGGCAgtgcggcgacggcggtggcggtcgcgATGGCATCCGCCACGTCCTCCGCGGTACCGGCGGCTGGCCCGCCACCGTCGGCGGCATCATCggcgacaccgacaccgatcgagcagcaggCCGAGTGGCGGCTGGAGATGAAGCTGTCCTGCCGCTTCGGCAACAAGCTGTACCGGACGTTCGTCGACGAGTTCGACTACGTGCGCGACCTGCTCATGCTGATCCGGTTCGAGATACCGAAGTGGGTGTTCGTGGTGTCGGAGTTCGAGGACGAGATCTCGTCGTACGAGTGCAACCGGGCGGCCCGGGCGGCCCAACAGGCGGCCGCCGTCCAATTTGCATCGAcgtcggcggcgacggcggtggcggcggcggcggcggccgcagcatcCATCGCTTCCCAGGCCGCCCAGACCGGTGACTTTCTGACTTTCGGTCGGCCGggcctgctggctggcagcgagAAGGGAGCAAAGCACGAGAAGTTCATTGAGCCGGAGGTGCGCGATCGGATCAAGAAGGacaaccacaactgcagtaGGTATCACGCGTGA
- the LOC126579963 gene encoding fibrinogen-like protein A, producing the protein MKRKATVFGVAGGMVLRKIVPLLLLGICMPSIKAQPADQSATAAAAAATSLPSGNPEPLPQLAWHERLAALEAKINSRDEEVTRLLQQVLTNQQTILRYLHSPWAAGGIAGVAEPPARALESRSLVAAAAADVPGPSGTVTVGSGRQLVEMAGAMQGRPRSCRDIPDGMSGEETIYLGPGEPVEVYCDQDFEEGGWIVIQNRFDGFVNFNRSWEKYRDGFGDIGTEHWLGLDTIHRLTVATPHEIAFVAESFKGERRWARYTLFEIGGETDRYRLQKLGVYSGTLGDEFNYNKGMEFSTYDQDHDQYADVNCALRTASGWWHRSCTRINLNGMYGNESGVRFAYWLDWLHLNGLKRTRIMVRELKRRK; encoded by the exons ATGAAACGTAAAGCAACTGTGTTCGGTGTGGCTGGCGGAATGGTGCTACGCAAAATCGTACCGCTGCTCCTGTTGGGCATCTGCATGCCAAGCATCAAGGCGCAGCCGGCCGATCAatcggctactgctgctgctgctgctgctacatctCTCCCTTCCGGCAATCCAGAACCACTACCACAACTGGCATGGCACGAGCGGCTGGCTGCACTGGAGGCAAA GATCAACAGTCGGGATGAGGAAGTGACgcggttgctgcagcaggtGCTCACCAATCAGCAGACTATCCTGCGCTACCTGCACTCCCCATGGGCTGCCGGTGGTATTGCCGGTGTGGCCGAACCACCAGCCAGAGCGCTCGAGTCACGCTCgctagtggctgctgctgctgctgacgtacCCGGGCCGAGCGGTACCGTGACCGTTGGCAGTGGCCGCCAGCTGGTGGAGATGGCGGGTGCGATGCAAGGGCGGCCACGGAGCTGCCGCGACATCCCGGACGGGATGTCGGGCGAAGAAACGATCTACCTCGGCCCGGGCGAACCGGTCGAGGTGTACTGCGATCAGGACTTCGAGGAAGGTGGCTGGATCGTGATCCAGAACCGGTTCGATGGGTTCGTGAACTTTAACCGCAGCTGGGAGAAGTACCGGGACGGGTTCGGGGACATCGGCACCGAGCACTGGCTCGGTTTGGACACGATCCACCGGCTGACGGTGGCGACACCGCACGAGATCGCGTTCGTCGCCGAGTCGTTTAAGGGTGAGCGGCGGTGGGCCCGCTACACGCTGTTCGAGATCGGTGGCGAAACCGACCGGTACCGGCTGCAGAAGCTCGGCGTCTACTCCGGTACGCTCGGCGACGAGTTCAACTACAACAAGGGCATGGAGTTTTCGACCTACGACCAGGACCACGATCAGTACGCCGACGTCAACTGTGCGCTGCGGACGGCGTCCGGCTGGTGGCACCGCAGCTGCACCCGCATCAACCTGAACGGGATGTATGGTAACGAGTCGGGCGTCCGGTTTGCCTACTGGCTCGACTGGCTTCACCTGAACGGGCTCAAGCGGACGCGCATCATGGTCCGGGAGCTGAAGCGACGCAAGTAA
- the LOC126579965 gene encoding uncharacterized protein LOC126579965 isoform X1, producing the protein MRISVAQPASKMFPFGRRVLGGRAGATVGLLGTAMVAINLLASPAGVAACFSSAPPPSVRGSDGKPATSVYGFTANNIDGKPVPLEQYRGHVLIIVNVASDCGYTDGHYKEFNQLYQEYAESKGLRILAFPCNQFGGQEPGTNAQIKQFAEGRSVRFDMFAKVDVNGDQAHPLWQYLKQRQGGTLVDAIKWNFTKFLVNKRGEPVGRYGPTTSPLELRAELEKLFAE; encoded by the exons ATGAG AATTTCCGTTGCgcagccagcgagcaagaTGTTCCCGTTCGGACGCCGAGTGCTAGGAGGCCGGGCCGGTGCTACTGTTGGCCTGCTCGGTACGGCGATGGTCGCCATCAATCTGCTTGCGTCGCCCGCTGG CGTGGCTGCCTGTTTCTCCAGCgccccaccaccatcggtgagGGGCAGCGACGGTAAGCCGGCTACCTCGGTGTACGGCTTCACGGCGAACAACATCGACGGTAAGCCGGTACCGCTCGAGCAGTACCGTGGCCACGTGCTGATCATCGTGAACGTCGCCTCGGACTGTGGCTACACCGATGGCCACTACAAGGAGTTTAACCAGCTGTACCAGGAGTACGCCGAGtcgaaag GTCTGAGGATACTGGCCTTCCCGTGCAATCAGTTCGGCGGCCAGGAACCAGGCACGAACGCCCAGATCAAGCAGTTCGCCGAGGGCCGCAGCGTGCGCTTCGACATGTTCGCCAAGGTTGACGTGAACGGGGACCAGGCGCACCCACTGTGGCAGTATCTGAAGCAGCGCCAGGGTGGCACGCTAGTCGACGCCATCAAGTGGAACTTTACGAAGTTTCTGGTGAACAAGCGGGGCGAACCGGTGGGCCGGTACGGACCGACCACCAGCCCGCTCGAGCTGCGCGCCGAACTGGAGAAGCTGTTCGCCGAGTAG
- the LOC126579964 gene encoding BTB/POZ domain-containing protein KCTD16: MGALPEVVELNVGGTAYVTSLKTLLAEEGSWFAESFGGDALPPLDAHGRYFIDRDGALFRQVLEYLRSPATYTLPLGFTERDQLRREAEHYRLAGLLELLAKLVPGCITVGYRGSFQFGRDGLADVKFRKITRLLVHGRVALCREVFGDTLNESRDPDHGASDRYTARFFLKHVFIEQAFDMLQEQGFRLVGSCGSGTAGSVTENLKPGVDTEENRWNHYNEFVFVRD, translated from the coding sequence ATGGGGGCGCTACCGGAGGTGGTTGAGCTGAACGTTGGCGGGACGGCGTACGTGACCAGCCTGAAGACGCTGCTGGCCGAGGAGGGTTCGTGGTTCGCGGAGTCATTCGGTGGGGACGCGCTGCCGCCCCTGGACGCGCACGGTCGCTACTTCATCGATCGCGACGGTGCCCTGTTCCGGCAGGTGCTGGAGTACCTGCGCAGTCCGGCCACCTACACGCTCCCGCTCGGCTTCACCGAGCGCGACCAGCTGCGCCGGGAAGCCGAGCACTACCGGTTGGCCGggctgctcgagctgctggccaAGCTGGTGCCGGGCTGCATCACGGTCGGCTACCGGGGCAGCTTCCAGTTCGGGCGCGACGGGCTGGCCGACGTCAAGTTCCGCAAGATCACGCGCCTGCTGGTGCACGGGCGGGTCGCCCTGTGCCGGGAGGTGTTCGGCGACACGCTGAACGAATCGCGCGATCCGGACCATGGCGCCTCGGACCGCTACACGGCGCGCTTCTTCCTCAAGCACGTGTTCATCGAGCAGGCGTTCGACATGCTGCAGGAGCAGGGCTTCCGGCTGGTCGGTAGCTGCGGTTCCGGCACCGCCGGCTCCGTCACCGAGAACCTCAAGCCGGGCGTCGACACCGAGGAGAACCGCTGGAACCACTACAACGAGTTCGTGTTTGTGCGCGACTAA
- the LOC126579965 gene encoding uncharacterized protein LOC126579965 isoform X2: MFPFGRRVLGGRAGATVGLLGTAMVAINLLASPAGVAACFSSAPPPSVRGSDGKPATSVYGFTANNIDGKPVPLEQYRGHVLIIVNVASDCGYTDGHYKEFNQLYQEYAESKGLRILAFPCNQFGGQEPGTNAQIKQFAEGRSVRFDMFAKVDVNGDQAHPLWQYLKQRQGGTLVDAIKWNFTKFLVNKRGEPVGRYGPTTSPLELRAELEKLFAE, from the exons aTGTTCCCGTTCGGACGCCGAGTGCTAGGAGGCCGGGCCGGTGCTACTGTTGGCCTGCTCGGTACGGCGATGGTCGCCATCAATCTGCTTGCGTCGCCCGCTGG CGTGGCTGCCTGTTTCTCCAGCgccccaccaccatcggtgagGGGCAGCGACGGTAAGCCGGCTACCTCGGTGTACGGCTTCACGGCGAACAACATCGACGGTAAGCCGGTACCGCTCGAGCAGTACCGTGGCCACGTGCTGATCATCGTGAACGTCGCCTCGGACTGTGGCTACACCGATGGCCACTACAAGGAGTTTAACCAGCTGTACCAGGAGTACGCCGAGtcgaaag GTCTGAGGATACTGGCCTTCCCGTGCAATCAGTTCGGCGGCCAGGAACCAGGCACGAACGCCCAGATCAAGCAGTTCGCCGAGGGCCGCAGCGTGCGCTTCGACATGTTCGCCAAGGTTGACGTGAACGGGGACCAGGCGCACCCACTGTGGCAGTATCTGAAGCAGCGCCAGGGTGGCACGCTAGTCGACGCCATCAAGTGGAACTTTACGAAGTTTCTGGTGAACAAGCGGGGCGAACCGGTGGGCCGGTACGGACCGACCACCAGCCCGCTCGAGCTGCGCGCCGAACTGGAGAAGCTGTTCGCCGAGTAG
- the LOC126579960 gene encoding glutamate receptor ionotropic, kainate 2-like isoform X2 has protein sequence MQPREQPWHRGAASGLLLLLLLLLLAVAVVPSDAKRDIPIGAIFHGDNYEAEIAFRYAVERVNMHEKHFELVPLVKYVSAEDSFKTERKVCELAAEGVTAIFGPSSILTAGIVGSVCKTLEIPHIVTHWDPEPLGGTDPALQAMSINLYPEADVLSRALADLIVDYSWKSFTIIYDTDEGLMRLKDILQIHGPNDAPITVRQIDDDPDYRPLLKDIQSSGESHIILEIRPERIVELLRQAKEVKMLEEYQSYIITSLDAHTMDFEELRYSRSNITALRLMDTKSFDIKNAVHDWEQGEARMKRLFRVSPEHVQTESALYNDAVKIYATAIRELDATEEITPSRLSCGSKNLRQWPFGLRIVNYMKVKTEHGITGPIIFDDYGRRTHFHLDIIELSKEEGFKKIATWDPTHGVNYTRSQGEVYSQIVESLQNKTFIVASRIGAPFLMHKEKKEGEFLEGNNRFEGYSLELIDGISKILGFQYRMELVPDGKYGSYNKVTKKWDGLVKHLLDRKADLAVCDLTITYERRTAVDFTMPFMTLGISILYATPVQQPKDLFSFLSPLSLDVWIYMATAYLGVSVLLFVLSRMAPADWENPHPCKQDNDEVENIWDMLNALWLTMGSIMGQGCDILPKAVSTRLVAGMWWFFALIMLSSYTANLAAFLTMERMDATIESAEDLAKQSKIKYGAVVGGSTMSFFQTSNFSTYQRMWAAMESARPSVFTKSNDEGRDRVIKGKRLYAFLMESTSLEYMTERYCELTQIGGLLDSKGYGIAMPVNSPYRTAISGAVLKMQEEGKLHQLKTRWWKEMHGGGRCDGKASAASSDSAAELGIGNVGGVFVVLAIGCSCAFIIGILEFLWNVRKVAVEERITPWDALKAELKFALNISVTSKPVHNTLSESTASGKSSLRSKSESRRESEVAGRANNVRTGASLMNLDKLGLGFGSKN, from the exons ATGCAGCCGCGCGAGcaaccgtggcaccgtggtgCTGCAtctggtctgctgctgctgctgttgctgctgctgctagccgTTGCTGTGGTGCCATCGGATGCCAAACGTGACATCCCTATCG GTGCCATCTTCCACGGGGACAACTATGAGGCGGAGATTGCGTTCCGGTATGCGGTCGAGCGGGTCAACATGCACGAGAAACACTTCgagctggtgccgctggtgaaGTACGTGTCGGCGGAGGACAGCTTTAAGACGGAGCGGAAGGTGTGCGAGCTGGCGGCCGAGGGCGTGACGGCCATCTTCGGTCCCAGCTCGATCCTGACGGCCGGCATCGTCGGATCGGTGTGCAAAACGCTCGAGATACCGCACATCGTGACGCACTGGGACCCGGAACCGCTCGGCGGTACCGATCCGGCCTTGCAGGCGATGTCGATCAACCTGTACCCGGAGGCGGACGTACTGTCGCGGGCCCTGGCCGACCTGATCGTCGACTACAGCTGGAAGAGCTTCACCATCATCTACGACACGGACGAGGGTTTGATGCGGCTGAAGGACATCCTGCAGATACATGGGCCGAACGATGCGCCGATCACGGTCCGGCAGATCGATGACGATCCCGACTATCGGCCCCTGCTGAAGGACATCCAGTCGTCCGGCGAGTCGCACATTATCCTCGAGATTCGGCCGGAGCGGATCGTCGAGCTGTTGCGGCAGGCGAAGGAGGTGAAGATGCTGGAGGAGTACCAGAGCTACATTATCACGTCGCTCGACGCGCACACGATGGACTTTGAGGAGCTGCGGTACTCGCGCTCCAACATTACCGCCCTCCGGCTGATGGACACCAAGAGTTTCGACATCAAGAACGCGGTGCATGACTGGGAGCAGGGCGAGGCACGGATGAAGCGGCTGTTCCGCGTGTCGCCCGAGCACGTCCAGACCGAGTCAGCGCTCTACAACGACGCGGTCAAGATCTACGCCACCGCGATCCGGGAGCTCGACGCGACCGAGGAGATCACACCGTCCCGGTTGTCCTGTGGCAGCAAGAACCTGCGCCAGTGGCCGTTCGGCTTGCGTATCGTCAACTACATGAAGGTG aaaaCCGAACACGGCATAACCGGACCGATCATCTTCGACGACTACGGCCGGCGGACACACTTCCATCTCGACATCATCGAGCTGAGCAAGGAGGAAGGCTTCAAGAAGATCGCCACCTGGGATCCGACGCACGGTGTCAACTATACGCGCAGCCAGGGCGAGGTGTACTCGCAGATCGTCGAATCGCTCCAGAACAAAACGTTCATCGTGGCGTCCCGCATCGGAGCGCCCTTCCTAATGCACAA ggagaagaaggagggcgAGTTCCTGGAGGGTAACAACCGGTTCGAGGGCTACTCGCTGGAGCTGATCGACGGTATCTCCAAGATCCTGGGCTTCCAGTACCGGATGGAGCTGGTGCCGGATGGCAAGTACGGTTCGTACAACAAGGTCACCAAGAAGTGGGACGGTCTGGTGAAGCATCTGCTCGATCGG AAAGCGGACTTGGCCGTCTGCGATCTGACCATCACGTACGAGCGGCGCACCGCCGTCGACTTTACGATGCCGTTTATGACACTCG GTATTAGCATCCTGTACGCGACACCGGTCCAGCAGCCGAAGGATCTgttctccttcctttcgccCCTCTCGCTGGACGTGTGGATCTACATGGCGACCGCGTACCTCGGCgtctcggtgctgctgttcgtgctGTCCCGGATGGCACCGGCCGACTGGGAGAACCCGCACCCGTGCAAGCAGGACAACGACGAGGTGGAGAACATCTGGGACATGCTGAACGCACTCTGGCTGACGATGGGCTCGATCATGGGGCAGGGTTGCGACATACTGCCGAAAGCCGTCTCGACCCGGCTGGTCGCCGGTATGTGGTGGTTCTTTGCCCTCATCATGCTGTCCTCCTACACCGCTAACCTGGCCGCCTTCCTCACGATGGAGCGCATGGATGCGACGATCGAGTCGGCCGAGGATCTGGCGAAGCAGAGCAAGATCAAGTACGGGGCGGTGGTCGGCGGTAGCACCATGTCCTTCTTCCAGACCTCCAACTTCTCCACCTACCAGCGGATGTGGGCGGCGATGGAGTCGGCCCGCCCGTCCGTCTTCACCAAGAGCAACGACGAGGGGCGCGATCGCGTCATCAAGGGGAAGCGGCTGTACGCTTTCCTCATGGAGTCGACCTCGCTCGAGTACATGACCGAACGGTACTGCGAGCTGACGCAGATCGGTGGTCTGCTCGACTCGAAGGGTTACGGTATCGCGATGCCAGTCA ACTCACCGTACCGGACGGCCATCAGCGGTGCGGTGTTGAAGATGCAGGAAGAGGGCAAACTGCACCAGCTGAAGACGCGCTGGTGGAAGGAGATGCACGGTGGCGGCCGCTGTGACGGGAAGGCGTCGGCGGCGTCCAGCGACAGCGCGGCCGAGCTCGGTATCGGCAACGTGGGCGGTGTGTTCGTCGTCCTGGCGATCGGCTGCTCGTGCGCgttcatcatcggcatcctcGAGTTCCTGTGGAACGTCCGGAAGGTGGCGGTCGAGGAGAGGATCACACCGTGGGATGCACTGAAGGCGGAGCTCAAGTTTGCCCTCAACATCTCGGTCACGTCCAAACCGGTCCACAACACGCTCAGCGAGTCGACGGCCAGTGGCAAGAGTTCGCTCCGCTCCAAGTCCGAGTCGCGCCGGGAGTCCGAGGTGGCGGGCCGGGCCAACAACGTCCGGACCGGGGCCAGCCTCATGAATCTCGACAAGCTCGGTCTTGGGTTTGGTAGTAAAAACTag
- the LOC126579960 gene encoding glutamate receptor ionotropic, kainate 2-like isoform X1: MQPREQPWHRGAASGLLLLLLLLLLAVAVVPSDAKRDIPIGAIFHGDNYEAEIAFRYAVERVNMHEKHFELVPLVKYVSAEDSFKTERKVCELAAEGVTAIFGPSSILTAGIVGSVCKTLEIPHIVTHWDPEPLGGTDPALQAMSINLYPEADVLSRALADLIVDYSWKSFTIIYDTDEGLMRLKDILQIHGPNDAPITVRQIDDDPDYRPLLKDIQSSGESHIILEIRPERIVELLRQAKEVKMLEEYQSYIITSLDAHTMDFEELRYSRSNITALRLMDTKSFDIKNAVHDWEQGEARMKRLFRVSPEHVQTESALYNDAVKIYATAIRELDATEEITPSRLSCGSKNLRQWPFGLRIVNYMKVKTEHGITGPIIFDDYGRRTHFHLDIIELSKEEGFKKIATWDPTHGVNYTRSQGEVYSQIVESLQNKTFIVASRIGAPFLMHKEKKEGEFLEGNNRFEGYSLELIDGISKILGFQYRMELVPDGKYGSYNKVTKKWDGLVKHLLDRVRERGTVKRRTAVALTTVSLLASLQKADLAVCDLTITYERRTAVDFTMPFMTLGISILYATPVQQPKDLFSFLSPLSLDVWIYMATAYLGVSVLLFVLSRMAPADWENPHPCKQDNDEVENIWDMLNALWLTMGSIMGQGCDILPKAVSTRLVAGMWWFFALIMLSSYTANLAAFLTMERMDATIESAEDLAKQSKIKYGAVVGGSTMSFFQTSNFSTYQRMWAAMESARPSVFTKSNDEGRDRVIKGKRLYAFLMESTSLEYMTERYCELTQIGGLLDSKGYGIAMPVNSPYRTAISGAVLKMQEEGKLHQLKTRWWKEMHGGGRCDGKASAASSDSAAELGIGNVGGVFVVLAIGCSCAFIIGILEFLWNVRKVAVEERITPWDALKAELKFALNISVTSKPVHNTLSESTASGKSSLRSKSESRRESEVAGRANNVRTGASLMNLDKLGLGFGSKN; encoded by the exons ATGCAGCCGCGCGAGcaaccgtggcaccgtggtgCTGCAtctggtctgctgctgctgctgttgctgctgctgctagccgTTGCTGTGGTGCCATCGGATGCCAAACGTGACATCCCTATCG GTGCCATCTTCCACGGGGACAACTATGAGGCGGAGATTGCGTTCCGGTATGCGGTCGAGCGGGTCAACATGCACGAGAAACACTTCgagctggtgccgctggtgaaGTACGTGTCGGCGGAGGACAGCTTTAAGACGGAGCGGAAGGTGTGCGAGCTGGCGGCCGAGGGCGTGACGGCCATCTTCGGTCCCAGCTCGATCCTGACGGCCGGCATCGTCGGATCGGTGTGCAAAACGCTCGAGATACCGCACATCGTGACGCACTGGGACCCGGAACCGCTCGGCGGTACCGATCCGGCCTTGCAGGCGATGTCGATCAACCTGTACCCGGAGGCGGACGTACTGTCGCGGGCCCTGGCCGACCTGATCGTCGACTACAGCTGGAAGAGCTTCACCATCATCTACGACACGGACGAGGGTTTGATGCGGCTGAAGGACATCCTGCAGATACATGGGCCGAACGATGCGCCGATCACGGTCCGGCAGATCGATGACGATCCCGACTATCGGCCCCTGCTGAAGGACATCCAGTCGTCCGGCGAGTCGCACATTATCCTCGAGATTCGGCCGGAGCGGATCGTCGAGCTGTTGCGGCAGGCGAAGGAGGTGAAGATGCTGGAGGAGTACCAGAGCTACATTATCACGTCGCTCGACGCGCACACGATGGACTTTGAGGAGCTGCGGTACTCGCGCTCCAACATTACCGCCCTCCGGCTGATGGACACCAAGAGTTTCGACATCAAGAACGCGGTGCATGACTGGGAGCAGGGCGAGGCACGGATGAAGCGGCTGTTCCGCGTGTCGCCCGAGCACGTCCAGACCGAGTCAGCGCTCTACAACGACGCGGTCAAGATCTACGCCACCGCGATCCGGGAGCTCGACGCGACCGAGGAGATCACACCGTCCCGGTTGTCCTGTGGCAGCAAGAACCTGCGCCAGTGGCCGTTCGGCTTGCGTATCGTCAACTACATGAAGGTG aaaaCCGAACACGGCATAACCGGACCGATCATCTTCGACGACTACGGCCGGCGGACACACTTCCATCTCGACATCATCGAGCTGAGCAAGGAGGAAGGCTTCAAGAAGATCGCCACCTGGGATCCGACGCACGGTGTCAACTATACGCGCAGCCAGGGCGAGGTGTACTCGCAGATCGTCGAATCGCTCCAGAACAAAACGTTCATCGTGGCGTCCCGCATCGGAGCGCCCTTCCTAATGCACAA ggagaagaaggagggcgAGTTCCTGGAGGGTAACAACCGGTTCGAGGGCTACTCGCTGGAGCTGATCGACGGTATCTCCAAGATCCTGGGCTTCCAGTACCGGATGGAGCTGGTGCCGGATGGCAAGTACGGTTCGTACAACAAGGTCACCAAGAAGTGGGACGGTCTGGTGAAGCATCTGCTCGATCGGGTAAGGGAAAGGGGGACGGTGAAGCGACGTACCGCCGTAGCACTGACCACCGTCTCGTTACTTGCCTCGTTACAGAAAGCGGACTTGGCCGTCTGCGATCTGACCATCACGTACGAGCGGCGCACCGCCGTCGACTTTACGATGCCGTTTATGACACTCG GTATTAGCATCCTGTACGCGACACCGGTCCAGCAGCCGAAGGATCTgttctccttcctttcgccCCTCTCGCTGGACGTGTGGATCTACATGGCGACCGCGTACCTCGGCgtctcggtgctgctgttcgtgctGTCCCGGATGGCACCGGCCGACTGGGAGAACCCGCACCCGTGCAAGCAGGACAACGACGAGGTGGAGAACATCTGGGACATGCTGAACGCACTCTGGCTGACGATGGGCTCGATCATGGGGCAGGGTTGCGACATACTGCCGAAAGCCGTCTCGACCCGGCTGGTCGCCGGTATGTGGTGGTTCTTTGCCCTCATCATGCTGTCCTCCTACACCGCTAACCTGGCCGCCTTCCTCACGATGGAGCGCATGGATGCGACGATCGAGTCGGCCGAGGATCTGGCGAAGCAGAGCAAGATCAAGTACGGGGCGGTGGTCGGCGGTAGCACCATGTCCTTCTTCCAGACCTCCAACTTCTCCACCTACCAGCGGATGTGGGCGGCGATGGAGTCGGCCCGCCCGTCCGTCTTCACCAAGAGCAACGACGAGGGGCGCGATCGCGTCATCAAGGGGAAGCGGCTGTACGCTTTCCTCATGGAGTCGACCTCGCTCGAGTACATGACCGAACGGTACTGCGAGCTGACGCAGATCGGTGGTCTGCTCGACTCGAAGGGTTACGGTATCGCGATGCCAGTCA ACTCACCGTACCGGACGGCCATCAGCGGTGCGGTGTTGAAGATGCAGGAAGAGGGCAAACTGCACCAGCTGAAGACGCGCTGGTGGAAGGAGATGCACGGTGGCGGCCGCTGTGACGGGAAGGCGTCGGCGGCGTCCAGCGACAGCGCGGCCGAGCTCGGTATCGGCAACGTGGGCGGTGTGTTCGTCGTCCTGGCGATCGGCTGCTCGTGCGCgttcatcatcggcatcctcGAGTTCCTGTGGAACGTCCGGAAGGTGGCGGTCGAGGAGAGGATCACACCGTGGGATGCACTGAAGGCGGAGCTCAAGTTTGCCCTCAACATCTCGGTCACGTCCAAACCGGTCCACAACACGCTCAGCGAGTCGACGGCCAGTGGCAAGAGTTCGCTCCGCTCCAAGTCCGAGTCGCGCCGGGAGTCCGAGGTGGCGGGCCGGGCCAACAACGTCCGGACCGGGGCCAGCCTCATGAATCTCGACAAGCTCGGTCTTGGGTTTGGTAGTAAAAACTag